From Lysinibacillus sp. SGAir0095, the proteins below share one genomic window:
- a CDS encoding alpha/beta-type small acid-soluble spore protein, with amino-acid sequence MARRNRNKILVPEARQGLDQLKAKVAGTTDPEQAKYEIAEEVGVPLKEGYNGKLTSEQAGKVGGRLGGSMVKELVRMAQENLNKNQ; translated from the coding sequence ATGGCAAGAAGAAATAGAAATAAAATTCTAGTTCCTGAGGCTCGTCAAGGACTCGATCAATTAAAGGCAAAAGTTGCTGGCACAACCGATCCAGAACAAGCCAAATATGAAATTGCAGAAGAAGTAGGGGTTCCATTAAAAGAAGGTTATAATGGGAAGCTAACTTCTGAACAGGCAGGAAAAGTCGGTGGCAGACTAGGCGGCAGCATGGTAAAAGAACTTGTAAGAATGGCTCAAGAGAATTTAAAT
- a CDS encoding S8 family peptidase — protein sequence MIQKPLQVKLIPYTIESVVENTNETPKGVDLIQAPTIWEDSHQGEGIVIAVIDTGIETDHPDLKDQIIDGKNFTPDYDGDPNIFEDNNGHGTHVSGTIAATLNNEGVVGVAPKAKILSLKALTGQGSGDYEWIINAINYAVEWRGPEQERVRVISMSLGGPEDVPEMHKAIQNAVSQDISVVVAAGNEGDSSEDTFEYSYPGKYNEVIQVGAVDNNLKLAPFTNTNEEIDLVAPGVEVVSTYLGSKYASLSGTSMATPHIAGAIALLIILSEKEFGRSLSEAEIYAQLIKRTLPIGNRKSSEGNGFLELNLVEKIQEMMTATHI from the coding sequence ATGATTCAAAAACCGTTACAAGTCAAATTAATTCCTTACACTATTGAGTCGGTTGTCGAGAACACAAACGAAACACCAAAAGGAGTCGATTTAATTCAAGCACCTACAATTTGGGAAGATAGTCATCAAGGTGAAGGCATTGTAATTGCAGTTATTGATACAGGTATTGAAACAGATCATCCCGACCTCAAAGATCAAATTATCGACGGGAAAAACTTTACTCCCGATTATGATGGAGATCCTAATATATTTGAAGATAATAATGGCCATGGTACCCACGTATCAGGAACAATCGCCGCTACCTTAAATAATGAAGGGGTTGTTGGAGTAGCTCCTAAAGCAAAAATCCTAAGTTTAAAAGCATTAACTGGACAAGGGTCTGGAGATTATGAGTGGATTATCAATGCCATTAATTATGCAGTAGAGTGGCGTGGACCCGAGCAAGAACGAGTACGCGTCATTTCAATGTCTCTTGGCGGTCCTGAAGATGTTCCTGAAATGCATAAAGCCATTCAAAACGCAGTTAGCCAAGATATTTCAGTTGTTGTCGCAGCTGGTAACGAAGGGGATAGTAGTGAAGATACATTTGAGTATTCTTATCCCGGTAAATACAATGAGGTCATTCAAGTTGGAGCAGTTGATAATAACTTAAAGCTCGCGCCTTTTACGAATACAAATGAAGAAATAGATTTGGTTGCTCCAGGAGTAGAAGTTGTTTCTACTTACTTAGGAAGCAAATATGCTTCTCTTTCCGGCACATCCATGGCTACTCCTCATATTGCCGGGGCTATAGCACTGCTAATTATTTTAAGTGAAAAAGAGTTTGGTCGTTCTTTAAGTGAAGCGGAAATTTATGCGCAGCTTATTAAACGAACTTTACCAATAGGAAATCGTAAAAGCTCTGAAGGGAATGGTTTCCTCGAACTTAACTTAGTTGAAAAAATTCAAGAGATGATGACTGCAACACATATTTAG
- a CDS encoding 3-oxoacyl-ACP reductase gives MKLNEQTVLITGASRGVGEELVRAFVMEGANVVINYYQSQEKAEDLAKELGDKVIALRADIRNRQEVIQMVDSAKQYFNTPITTVVNNALIDFEFNPLTQKNAFELSWADYNKQFEGTIQGALNSVQACLNDMKELGFGRIINIGTNLFQNPVVAYHEYTTAKAALVGFTRNMAKELGAYGITVNMMSGGLLKQTDASKVTTAEVFQIIESSTPLQKVTTPRELADVALFFASPWGRAITGQNLVVDGGLVMD, from the coding sequence ATGAAACTAAATGAACAAACTGTGTTGATAACAGGTGCAAGTAGAGGTGTTGGTGAAGAACTTGTTAGAGCATTTGTAATGGAAGGGGCAAATGTCGTTATTAACTATTATCAGAGTCAGGAAAAGGCTGAGGATTTGGCCAAAGAGTTAGGGGATAAGGTAATTGCTTTGCGAGCAGATATACGGAATCGTCAAGAAGTCATCCAAATGGTGGATTCAGCGAAACAATACTTTAATACACCTATCACAACGGTTGTAAATAATGCACTGATTGATTTTGAGTTTAATCCGCTTACACAAAAAAATGCCTTTGAGCTCAGCTGGGCTGATTATAATAAGCAATTCGAAGGAACAATTCAGGGTGCTCTAAATAGTGTTCAAGCCTGTCTAAATGATATGAAGGAACTTGGCTTTGGGCGGATTATTAATATAGGGACGAATCTTTTTCAGAATCCTGTTGTAGCCTACCATGAATATACGACCGCCAAAGCGGCATTAGTCGGCTTTACTCGTAATATGGCCAAAGAGTTAGGTGCTTATGGTATTACGGTGAATATGATGTCTGGGGGGCTTCTAAAGCAAACTGATGCAAGTAAAGTGACAACAGCAGAAGTTTTCCAAATCATTGAATCTTCTACACCGTTGCAAAAGGTTACAACTCCGAGAGAATTAGCAGATGTTGCCCTATTTTTTGCTTCACCGTGGGGGCGAGCAATCACAGGACAAAATTTGGTGGTAGACGGTGGACTTGTTATGGATTAG
- the thiE gene encoding thiamine phosphate synthase codes for MNRDSLNVYFIMGTLNSSEPLETLEKALKARITCFQLREKGEGSLTGEALESFARACQKLCKAYGVPFIVNDDVELALKLDADGIHVGQDDLAITEFRARAKNKIIGVSVHNEQEMELAVKSGADYVGIGPIYATKSKTDAQPPAGVDFLQKARSQYPNFPIVGIGGINEKNAAEVRSSGADGVSVISVICESPNIEKTIQALSGGNGNETK; via the coding sequence ATGAATCGTGACAGCTTAAATGTGTACTTTATAATGGGGACACTAAATTCTTCGGAACCACTAGAAACGCTAGAAAAAGCACTGAAAGCAAGGATTACGTGCTTCCAGCTTCGTGAAAAGGGAGAAGGCAGTTTAACTGGTGAAGCACTTGAGTCATTTGCACGTGCATGCCAGAAGCTTTGTAAGGCATATGGCGTGCCATTTATTGTGAATGATGATGTCGAACTGGCATTAAAGCTAGATGCTGATGGTATTCATGTTGGGCAGGATGATCTGGCAATTACCGAATTTCGGGCAAGAGCGAAAAATAAAATCATCGGTGTATCTGTACATAATGAACAGGAGATGGAGCTAGCTGTTAAAAGTGGTGCAGATTATGTGGGTATTGGTCCCATTTATGCAACGAAATCCAAAACAGATGCACAACCACCTGCTGGAGTTGATTTTTTGCAAAAGGCAAGAAGTCAGTATCCCAATTTTCCGATAGTAGGGATTGGTGGAATCAATGAAAAGAATGCAGCTGAAGTTCGTTCAAGCGGTGCTGATGGAGTATCTGTCATTTCAGTCATTTGTGAAAGTCCAAATATAGAAAAAACAATTCAGGCTCTAAGTGGGGGAAATGGGAATGAAACTAAATGA
- the thiD gene encoding bifunctional hydroxymethylpyrimidine kinase/phosphomethylpyrimidine kinase, whose translation MIALSIAGSDSGGGAGIQADVKTFQELGVFGTTAITSLTAQNTLGVHGISEVAPAFLKLQLDAVLSDFNVQAVKTGMLFSAELIEIVADVMKGQNIPLIVDPVMVAKGGASLLQEEAVMALKTKLLPLTTICTPNIPEAETLTGMSICNAKDIELAAKKLLAMGVQYVVMKGGHLAGEFAADTVYWNGGFFTMMTPRVQTKDTHGTGCTFSAAITAGLAKGLTIEEAIIEAKKFIHLAISIPLSIGNGHGPTNHFAYKRANGHCEVIVHES comes from the coding sequence ATGATAGCCTTATCAATTGCCGGTTCAGATTCTGGAGGAGGCGCGGGAATTCAGGCCGATGTCAAAACATTTCAGGAGCTTGGTGTATTTGGTACCACAGCCATTACATCCCTCACAGCACAAAATACACTTGGCGTCCATGGAATTTCTGAAGTCGCACCTGCATTTTTGAAACTACAATTAGATGCTGTACTATCAGATTTTAATGTTCAAGCAGTTAAAACAGGCATGCTCTTTTCTGCTGAACTCATTGAGATTGTAGCAGATGTGATGAAAGGACAAAATATTCCCCTTATCGTTGATCCAGTCATGGTTGCCAAAGGAGGAGCGAGTTTATTGCAAGAGGAAGCAGTGATGGCGCTAAAAACAAAATTACTTCCGCTGACGACAATTTGTACGCCGAACATTCCCGAAGCAGAGACACTTACAGGGATGTCTATATGTAATGCCAAAGATATCGAACTAGCAGCGAAAAAGCTATTGGCAATGGGCGTGCAGTATGTAGTGATGAAAGGAGGTCATTTAGCTGGAGAATTTGCTGCGGACACTGTTTATTGGAACGGTGGTTTCTTTACAATGATGACACCACGTGTCCAAACGAAGGATACGCATGGTACCGGGTGTACCTTTTCAGCAGCCATTACAGCGGGTTTAGCAAAAGGGTTAACGATAGAGGAGGCCATTATTGAAGCAAAGAAATTCATACATTTAGCCATTTCTATTCCTTTATCGATTGGAAATGGACATGGCCCGACAAATCATTTTGCGTATAAGAGGGCAAATGGGCATTGCGAGGTAATAGTCCATGAATCGTGA